The Fusarium falciforme chromosome 12, complete sequence DNA window TTTTCAAAGTTGATGTGTACCAGCCAAAGTTTGGCAATTCGCCGAGATGTTGCATTCAAGCTCTAACTGACATATTTCTCCCCGTACTCCTATTGTCTCGTACCGAGGTTAGAGCAGTTAAATACCCCATGAGAGTTTTAACCTTTTATGATGATGCGGCTAGGTATGACTCTTCTACTGCGGGCAGCagaaggttaaaaaaagCCTACTAtattagcattgggatatgatgctatgatgcgttgataatgtgttctttattatagttgaagcctggcccttgatgagttaactgagccacaaGATAGAGACGACGTTGCCTTTGACATACGTGAGCAATATACAGAGTTCCCTTGTATCTCTCACTATATCCCAGCACAACAAACACTCCAGCCTCATGAACAGCATCCCGAATATGGTCTATCTCGGTGGAGTCCCTCTCCAAAGAGTTCTGGAAGTACTCATTCATATATGGCGCATTATCCGTGGGATAGTTGGCCCAGATGCAAGTAAGATAATCCTGCCTCGACACGATCATAGTGGTCTGCACTTACCATGGGTAGCCGGGGATAAAGACCTCCGGGAACCCGGTGACATTGGTGCTGTTGCTAGAAGCCTCTTGGATGAGGCTCATGACCTTGGCAACGCCGCCTTGCAAGTCGTTCCAGGCAGGCTCGGCCTGAATGGCGGCGACTTTGACGGTACTCCTGTTGCTAGACATgtttgatgaggatggtcAGTATGGCAGTGGAGTGGAGAAGGTCATAGGTGCTGATGTGACTGGTGTTGGTTTGGTTGAGTTGCTACGGATGGTTCGGAGTTGAGAAGGTACTTTATAGTTGTTATTCAAACTTGTTAACCAACACCTATAGATCAACTCTAAGTCCTCCAGTTTGTCCATTTCCCGATATACTAATCGGATAGTTCGCGAATCATTGGATCAAGAATGCTAGTAAGTGGCGGACGCAATACGACGATGTTTGGCCAAGTGACTACCGGATAATGAGTACCCGGCCAATAGCACAGGTTTGCGTCGCTGATCACGAGCATGACTTAGACTATCCCATCGCTGATTACGGGTAGTGATTATCCTATCCTATCCCGTTCATACCTATAGCATTTTACCCGACGCTCAAGTCTACATGCCGCCCCACCAGCCGAAAACAATCCGACAGACAATCCGAGGGCCGGCGTGCTACCGACCCTCCGGTTCGCTTGGCAGTAGAAGAAAGTTGAGGAGGTTACGGATGACCCAGGCCAGTCTAAGCTTGGAAATCCTCTTGACTAGTTAGCATTTATGCAGCCTTCTTGTTGGGGTCCATTGCGTAAAGGATCGATAGGTATTCCGACGTATTGGTGACAAGGAAGTCTCCAGTGGTTAGCACTATGGCGTTTCTACTTTTGATCAACTCGACATGCTCGTTTCAACACAGAGACC harbors:
- a CDS encoding Nitrilase, giving the protein MSSNRSTVKVAAIQAEPAWNDLQGGVAKVMSLIQEASSNSTNVTGFPEVFIPGYPWVLILSFIDETGTIVHHRRKIKPTRVERAFYGDGQGEPLNGRALQVRQN